The Longimicrobium sp. DNA window AGCGCGGCGTCACCGTCGAGGTGCTGGCGCCCGCGTACCGGGGCCTGGCGACGCAGGTCGTGGGCGGCGTGACGGTGCACCGCTTCCGCTACGCGCCGCGCGGCTGGGAGACGCTCACGCACGACCAGACGGCGCCCGACCGGATCCGCGAGCGGCCGCTGTTCCTGGGGCTGGTCCCCGGCTACGTGGCGGCGGGCTCGCGCGCGGCGGCCAGGCTGGCGCGGGCGGGCGGCTTCGACGTGCTGCACGCCTTCTGGCCCGTCCCGCAGGGGGTGCTGGGGCTCTGGGCGAAGCGCCGCTCGGGGCTGCCGCTGGTCTCCACCTTCTTCGGGGTGGAGCTGACCTGGATGGAGAAGCAGTTCCCCTTCCTGGCGCCGCTGCTCGTCCGCATCGTGCGCGGCTCCGACGCGGTGACGGCGATCTCCACCTACACGGCGGAGCGCCTGCGGCGGCAGGTCCCCGGCGTGGAGCCGGCGATCATCCCCTTCGGCGCGGCGGTGGACGCCCCGCCCGAGCCGCCGCCGTACACCTACGACGCCCACCGCCCCTTCGACCTGGTCTTCGTCGGGCGCCTGGTGGAGCGCAAGGGCGTGCACGTGCTGCTGGACGCGCTGGCCATGCTCCCGCCGGAGCGCCGCGTGCGCCTGCACGTGGTGGGCGACGGGCCGGAGCGCGGGCGGCTGGAGGAGCGGGCCGCGCGCCTGGGCCTCGGCGGGCGCGCGGTCTTCCACGGCTTCGTCTCGAAGGACGAGCTGCAGGCGCATCTCACGACCTGCGACGCCTTCGTCCTCCCCGCGGTGGTCGACGCCAAGGGCGACACCGAGGGGCTGGGCGTGGTGCTGCTGGAGGCGATGAGCTACGCGCGGCCGGTGATCGCGAGCGCGGCGGGCGGCATCCTGGACATCGTGCAGGGCGGGCGCAACGGCTGGCTGGTCCCCCCCGGCGACGCGGCCGCCCTCGCCGCCGCGGTCTCGGCCTGCATGGACGACCCGGACCGCGCGCGGACGCTGGGGCTCCACGGCCGCGAGGACGTGGAGGCCGGGTTCTCGTGGGACGTGATCGCGGACCGGCTGGCGGAGATCTACCGGCGGGTGGCGGGGCGGGATCGTGCCGATTGACGGACGATCGCGCCGCCGCGGGGGCCCTCACCCGGCCGCCTTAGGGCGTCCACCCTCTCCCAACTTCGGGAGAGGGTACTTTGCAGAGTGTGGTGGTGCGCGCGGGACACGGTCGCGGAAGAGATATCCAACGGACCTTGAGTGCGGAGGCGGCGGATGAGGCAGGGGCGGATTCGCGGGGTGTCGCCGGAGCTGCGGGAGGCGGCGCGGGGGCTGCGGAAGGAGATGACGTACGCCGAGCGGTTGCTGTGGAACGGCATCCGGGGGTGGAAGGTCGGCGGCGGTGGGGCGAAGTTCCGGAGGCAGCATCCGCTGGGACACTTCATCCTCGACTTCTACTGCCACGCCGCGAAGCTGTGCGTCGAGGTCGACGGCGGCATCCACGACCTGCAGCCCGAGCGCGACGCGGAGCGGGACGCCTGCCTCGCCGCCGCCGGCATCAAGACCCTGCGCTTCCGCAACGAGGAAGTGTTCGGCGACATCCGCGCCGTCCTCCGCCGCATCGAGCAGGAGGTGTGGCATCGAACTGCGCCGTAATCACTTCTCGGCGCAGAGATGCGAATGTGTACGGACCGTTGAGTACCCTCTCCCGCAGTTTGGGAGAGGGTGGACGCCCTGAGGCGGCCGGGTGAGGGCCCCCCGCGCCGTCCTCCGCCGCATCGAGCACGAAGCCTGGCATCGCACCGCGCCGTGAACAACCTTGTGTGGCGCCGGGACAGGGATGCGCACCGGACCGGTGAAGTACCCTCTCCCGAAGTTGGGAGAGGGTGGACGCCCTGAGGCGGCCGGGTGAGGGTCCCCCGCGGCGGCACAGAAGCCCGCCGAATCGCACGAATCGTAATCCGGGAAGATCGAGAGACTTGAACACCGCCGAGACCCGCGTCAGCCGCACCGACACCTCGCACGTGGAGCCCCGCTACCTGGCGCTGCTGGAAGCGGAGCGTGCCGCCTGGTGGAGCTCGGAGAACTTCGACACCTGGAAGAACCTCTACGTCAGCGAGTACGCGCGCGGCTTCTACGTGGTCGACACGCTGCGCAGGTACGTGCCCGACTTCGAGGTGAGCGGCGCCCGCGTGCTCGACATCGGCTGCGGCGACGCGGGGGTGCTGATCGCCTTCGCCGAGCGCGGGGCCCGGTGCGCGGGGATCGAGCTGGACGAGAAGTCGCTGGAGCGCGGGCGGGTGCGCGCGGAGGAGCACGGCGTGGAGGTGGACCTGCGCAGGGGGATCGCCGAGGAGCTCCCCTGGCCTGACGGCAGCTTCGACCTGGTGATCCTCGACAACGTGCTGGAGCACGTCACCGACCGCGGGAAGACGCTCCGCGAGATCCACCGCGTGCTGCGCCCCGGCGGGCTCCTCTACCAGGTGACGCCCAAGCCGTTCGCGCTCTACAGCCTGTGGAACGACCCGCACTACGACCTGGCGGGGCTGGTGCTGATGCCGCGGAGCATGCAGATCTGGTACTTCGAGAAGGTGCGCGGCGGCGGCGAGGGCACCTACGACGTGGGCGTGATCCCCACCCGCCCGCGGCTCAGGAAGATGCTGCGCCAGGCGGGGTTCGAGCCGGTGGTCAGCCCGCGCGAGCTGTGGGTGCACTACCTGCGCAACCGCATCGCCCGCCCCGAGGAGGTGCGCCCGGGGCTCAAGCGGAAGCTGGCCTCCTTCTTCGGCAGCCGCCGCTGGCCGTTCGAGAACCCCCTGATGCGCTGGCTCTGGGACGTGTCGATCGGGTCCAACTTCTTCATCGCGCGGCGGAAGGCGTGACAGCCGCTTCTGGTGAGTCGATGCGCTCCGGAACTCCACGGGCTGTCATCCCGAGGGAGCGTCCGGCCGGAATCCTGATCTCGAGCGGGAGGTGGGACGCTCCCGAAGGATCTATGGGCGGCCTCGCACGGGTCCCGCGGTTCCGTTCGGAGGCAGCCCATAGATCCTTCGGCCCTGCCGTCTTCCGTGTGGACGCGGGTTCCGTCTGGCCGGGCCTCAGGATGACAGCGGGTGGGGTTCGCAGAAGAAACGGATTCGGTAGCGGGGCCGGACGATGACGCTGCGCGTCCTGCACGTCATCTACGACGACCCGCAGAACCCGTGGGTCGCGGGGGGCGGCGCGGTGCGGGTATTCGAGTTGTACCGGCGGCTCGCGGGGCGCGTCGACGCGACGGTGGCCACGGGGAGCTTCCCCGGCGCGCGCGACGAGACGGTGGACGGGGTGAAGTACGTGCGGCTCGGCGCGCGCTCGCCGTACGCGTGGAGCCGGCTGACGTACGCGGCGGCGGCCAACCGGCTGCTGCGGAGCATGGAGTACGACGCGGCGGTCTTCGACTTCTCGACGTACACGCCGATCCTGATGCCGCGCGGCCGGCCCTGCGGCATCACCGTGCACCACATCACCGGGCCCACGGCGCGCGAGCGGTGGGGGCCGGTCCTCGCCCCCGCGCTCGGGCAGGCGGAGCGCGCGATGCTGCGGCGCGCCCGGCGCCTCACGGCCACCTCCACGGCGACGTACGGGCTGCTGCGCGGGATCCTGGGGCCCGAAATCCCCATCGACCTTGTGTACGCGGGCGTCCCCGACGAGCTTTTCGCCCTCGGGCGCCGGCCGGAGGGGTACCTGCTCTACTTCGGGCGGATGGACGTCATCCAGAAGGGGCTCGATACCCTGCTGGAAGCCGTCGCCCTCCTCGCCCGCGGCCGCCCGGGGCTCGAGCTGAGGATGGCCGGGCGCGGCAAGGACGCCGAGCGGGTGCGGCAGATGGCCCGCGAGCTGGGGATCGAGGCGAACGTCCGTTTCCTGGGCGCGGTGGACGAGGCCCAGCGG harbors:
- a CDS encoding glycosyltransferase family 4 protein; translation: MKVLYLVTAYARDPSDVITPWLVETIRRLRERGVTVEVLAPAYRGLATQVVGGVTVHRFRYAPRGWETLTHDQTAPDRIRERPLFLGLVPGYVAAGSRAAARLARAGGFDVLHAFWPVPQGVLGLWAKRRSGLPLVSTFFGVELTWMEKQFPFLAPLLVRIVRGSDAVTAISTYTAERLRRQVPGVEPAIIPFGAAVDAPPEPPPYTYDAHRPFDLVFVGRLVERKGVHVLLDALAMLPPERRVRLHVVGDGPERGRLEERAARLGLGGRAVFHGFVSKDELQAHLTTCDAFVLPAVVDAKGDTEGLGVVLLEAMSYARPVIASAAGGILDIVQGGRNGWLVPPGDAAALAAAVSACMDDPDRARTLGLHGREDVEAGFSWDVIADRLAEIYRRVAGRDRAD
- a CDS encoding DUF559 domain-containing protein, with translation MRQGRIRGVSPELREAARGLRKEMTYAERLLWNGIRGWKVGGGGAKFRRQHPLGHFILDFYCHAAKLCVEVDGGIHDLQPERDAERDACLAAAGIKTLRFRNEEVFGDIRAVLRRIEQEVWHRTAP
- a CDS encoding class I SAM-dependent methyltransferase → MNTAETRVSRTDTSHVEPRYLALLEAERAAWWSSENFDTWKNLYVSEYARGFYVVDTLRRYVPDFEVSGARVLDIGCGDAGVLIAFAERGARCAGIELDEKSLERGRVRAEEHGVEVDLRRGIAEELPWPDGSFDLVILDNVLEHVTDRGKTLREIHRVLRPGGLLYQVTPKPFALYSLWNDPHYDLAGLVLMPRSMQIWYFEKVRGGGEGTYDVGVIPTRPRLRKMLRQAGFEPVVSPRELWVHYLRNRIARPEEVRPGLKRKLASFFGSRRWPFENPLMRWLWDVSIGSNFFIARRKA
- a CDS encoding glycosyltransferase family 4 protein, which produces MTLRVLHVIYDDPQNPWVAGGGAVRVFELYRRLAGRVDATVATGSFPGARDETVDGVKYVRLGARSPYAWSRLTYAAAANRLLRSMEYDAAVFDFSTYTPILMPRGRPCGITVHHITGPTARERWGPVLAPALGQAERAMLRRARRLTATSTATYGLLRGILGPEIPIDLVYAGVPDELFALGRRPEGYLLYFGRMDVIQKGLDTLLEAVALLARGRPGLELRMAGRGKDAERVRQMARELGIEANVRFLGAVDEAQRQRLFAGAAVQLMPSRFEGFGMVAAEAMAAGVPLVAAAAGSLPEVVDAPNGGLLVPPGDARALADAAAGLLDDASAREALSASARRSAERFRWGAVAERHLRFLEKLAATRGSARRP